From Nocardioides faecalis:
GACAGACGCCGTCCCTCGACCAGCGCCACGGCCCCGCCCCTTCCTGCGCCCTGTCACCTGGCCGGCCCCGCCAGAGCGCGGGGGCCCGGTGCCCGGTGTCAGTGCGTCAGCGTACGGGGCGCAACCGGAGTGTTGTGTGGCTATCGCGCACAAGCGCGGTCCGGATCCGCGAAGATGCTCAGGTGACAGGGGTCAGAGAAGATCGAGTGGTGGAGGTCGCGCCACCGACCCCGCGGCGTCGCCGGCAGTGGGGAGCCGAGCGGCGCGCCGAGCCGATGCCGATCGTGCACCCCCGGCCGACCTCCGGCACCTTGATGTGGGGCCGGATCGCGATCACCGTGGTGGTGTCGTCCTGGGTGCTGTACCTGGTCAACACCGTCATCCGGCACTTCCTCGAGGGCCGCGGCGGGTTCCGGTTCACCATGGAGGCCATCACCTACGTCCTGGTGGTCACCGCGCTGACCTTCTCCGCGCTGATGTACCTGGTCGCCCGCCAGGGCGCCCTGCAGCGCTTCCGCGCCCACCAGCGGGTGCCGCGCGGGCTGCTCGACCAGCACTTCGACGCCACCCCGCGCGCGCTCGCGGTGCTCATCCCCTCCTACGCCGAGGAGCCGGACATCGTCCGGCTGACGCTGTGGAGCGCGGCGCTGCAGGAGTACCCCGACCTGCGCATCGTGCTGCTCATCGACGACCCGCCCAACCCGACCGATCCGGAGGTCGTCGCCCGGTTGGAGGCCACCCGGGCGTTGACCGCGGAGATCGAGCGCACCCTGTTCGCCCCGGGGCGCCGGGCGTTCCTGGGGTTCAAGCGCGCCGCCGAGCAGCTGGAGGGCCACGACCTCGCCGAAGGCGAGGTGATCGCCGAGCTCGCCGACGAGTACCTGGCCGCGGCACTGTGGCTGGAGCGGATGGCCGAGGCCGAGGTGGTCACCGACCACGTCGCGGAGTTCTTCGCCGACCAGGTGCTGCTCGGGCTGGCCAACGAGCTGCGGCTCACCCTGGTGGCGCTCGAGGCCGCGATCGAGCAGGGCGCCACGATGCCGGCGCGCCGGGTGCTGGAGCTGCACCGGCGGCTGTTGTGGATCTTCTCCGCCCGGCTGGAGAACTTCGAGCGCAAGCGCTACGTCTCGCTCTCGCAGGAGGCCAACAAGGCGATGAACATCAACTCCTACCTGGGGTTGATCGGCAAGACCTGGCGACCGGTGGAGACCGCCGAGGGCACCATCCTGCGCCGCCACGACGACGACCCCGCGCCCGGCGACCTGGTCGTGCCCGACCCGGTCTACGTGCTCACCCTGGACGCCGACTCCCAGCTGCTGCGCGACTACTGCCTGCGGCTGGTCTACTTCCTGGAGCAGCCGGAGAACCACGACGTCGCGATCACGCAGACGCCGTACTCCTCCTATCGCGGGGCACCGACCCGGATCGAGCGGATCGCCGGCGCCACCACCGACATCCAGCACATCCTGCACCAGGGGATGACCTACTACGACTCGACGTTCTGGGTCGGCGCGAACGCGGTGATCCGCAGCAGCGCGCTGCACGACATCGTGCAGGTGGAGACCATCGGCGGGCACGAGGTGCGCACCTACATCCAGGACCGCACCGTCATCGAGGACACCGAGTCCAGCATCGACATCGCTGCCGCCGGCTGGCGGCTGGTGAACTACCCCGAGCGGCTCAGCTACTCGGCCACGCCGCCGGACTTCGGCTCGCTGGTGGTGCAGCGGGCCCGCTGGGCCAACGGCGGGCTGCTGATCCTGCCCAAGTTCTTCCAGCAGCGGAAGCCGCGCGCCCGGGAGGGCCGCCCGATCCGGCTCGGCGAGCTGGCGCTGCGGGTCAACTACATGGCCTCCATCGCGTGGGCCAGCGTGGCGCTGTTGTTCCTGCTCTTCTACCCCTACGACAAGCGCCTGCTCAGCCCGTTCGTGCTCGGCGCGGCCCTCCCGTACTTCCTGGCGATGGCCAGCGACCTGCGGGTGTGCGGCCACCGCCGCTCCGACGTGTTCCGGATCTACGGGTTCAACCTGGTGCTGCTGCCGGTCAACCTGGCCGGGGTGCTGAAGTCGGTGCAGCAGGCGTTCACCGGCGAGAAGATCCCGTTCGCGCGCACCCCCAAGGTCCGCAACCGCACCGCGGCACCGGGGCTGCACGTGCTGGTGCCCTACCTGATCGTCGGCTACTCCTTGGTCACCGCCTGGCGCAGCTACCTCGACGGAAACTGGGGCAACTTCGCCTTCGCCACCCTCAACACGGTGCTGGCGGCCTGGGCGATCCGCGCCTACATCGGGGTCAGCAACTCGATCGTGGACATGACGATGGGCGTGGTGCACTGGCTGTTCGTGCCGGTCAAGCAGAAGCCGGTCGTCGAGGAGCAGCCGGCCGCGCGGGGCGTGGACTGGGAGTCGATCCTCTACCACGGCGACCGCCGGATGGGCCGCGACGTGCGACGCAAGGGTGACCGCCGCCGCCGCCGGCTGCAGCGCAGCGGGCGGCGGGGCCCCGCGGACCAGCGCCGACCAGCGGGCTAGGGCTGGCCGGGCTCGACGCGCAGCAGCGTGCGCAGCCGCTCCAGCACGTCCTCGCCGAGCCCGAGCCCGTCGCGCAGGTAGCCGCTGCGGTCGCCGTACGACGCCTCGACCTCGTCGAGCGCGGCGTGCAGGTAGGCGACGTCGGCCACCAGCGCGGGCGCGAACACCGCGACCTTCTCGCGCCCGAGGTGCTCGGCGATCTGCGCCTCGGTGCGGGCACGGCTGCGCGCCGTCCGGGCGTTGGTGAGCAGGTAGTCGGCCTCGATCGTGGCGTCGTCGACGCCCGCGAGGTGCAGCAGCAGTGCGGCCACCCAGCCGGTGCGGTCCTTGCCGGCCGAGCAGTGGAACAGCTGCGGACCGCCGTCGGCGAGCCGGGTGAGCACGGCGCCGAAGGCGGACAGCGACTTCGGGTGGGTCACGAAGCTGCGGTAGACCTGCGCCATCAGCGCCTGGGCGTCGTCGCGGTGGTCCAGCGCCGCCAGCTCCTCCATCGGGATGCCGCTGGCGTCGAGGTGCACCAGCTCGGCGCCGGGCAGCGCGGGGTCGGGGTGCAGGGCGACCTCGGGCGCGGTGCGCAGGTCGATCACCGTGTGCAGCCCGACCCGGGCCAGCAGGCCGTGGTCCTCCTCGGTCAGCTGCAGGTCGTTGGAGCGGTAGAACACCCCGGTCCGCAGCCGGCCGCCGTCCGCGGTGGCGTAGCCCGGCTCCGGGCCGGCGACGTCGCGGAAGTTGTCGACCGATGCCAGCCGCAGGTACTCCTCAGCCTCGCTCACGGCTGCGAGCGTAGGGGATCACCGGTGCCCGGGTGGCCGCCGGCGATCGGGCGGCGCACCTCGGGGACCTCGCGCGGTCCTCAGGACAGCGAGAAGTAGGCGATCGGGTCGCTGGTCGGCCGCTTCGAGCCACCGTCGGGCTCCACCGTGATCCCGACGCCGGTGGCCTCGGAGGCGTCGCCGTCGAGGATCAGCGTGGTGTCCTGCACGTCGGGCATCAGGCCCGCCTTCACCATG
This genomic window contains:
- a CDS encoding glycosyltransferase family 2 protein encodes the protein MEVAPPTPRRRRQWGAERRAEPMPIVHPRPTSGTLMWGRIAITVVVSSWVLYLVNTVIRHFLEGRGGFRFTMEAITYVLVVTALTFSALMYLVARQGALQRFRAHQRVPRGLLDQHFDATPRALAVLIPSYAEEPDIVRLTLWSAALQEYPDLRIVLLIDDPPNPTDPEVVARLEATRALTAEIERTLFAPGRRAFLGFKRAAEQLEGHDLAEGEVIAELADEYLAAALWLERMAEAEVVTDHVAEFFADQVLLGLANELRLTLVALEAAIEQGATMPARRVLELHRRLLWIFSARLENFERKRYVSLSQEANKAMNINSYLGLIGKTWRPVETAEGTILRRHDDDPAPGDLVVPDPVYVLTLDADSQLLRDYCLRLVYFLEQPENHDVAITQTPYSSYRGAPTRIERIAGATTDIQHILHQGMTYYDSTFWVGANAVIRSSALHDIVQVETIGGHEVRTYIQDRTVIEDTESSIDIAAAGWRLVNYPERLSYSATPPDFGSLVVQRARWANGGLLILPKFFQQRKPRAREGRPIRLGELALRVNYMASIAWASVALLFLLFYPYDKRLLSPFVLGAALPYFLAMASDLRVCGHRRSDVFRIYGFNLVLLPVNLAGVLKSVQQAFTGEKIPFARTPKVRNRTAAPGLHVLVPYLIVGYSLVTAWRSYLDGNWGNFAFATLNTVLAAWAIRAYIGVSNSIVDMTMGVVHWLFVPVKQKPVVEEQPAARGVDWESILYHGDRRMGRDVRRKGDRRRRRLQRSGRRGPADQRRPAG
- a CDS encoding tyrosine-protein phosphatase; this encodes MSEAEEYLRLASVDNFRDVAGPEPGYATADGGRLRTGVFYRSNDLQLTEEDHGLLARVGLHTVIDLRTAPEVALHPDPALPGAELVHLDASGIPMEELAALDHRDDAQALMAQVYRSFVTHPKSLSAFGAVLTRLADGGPQLFHCSAGKDRTGWVAALLLHLAGVDDATIEADYLLTNARTARSRARTEAQIAEHLGREKVAVFAPALVADVAYLHAALDEVEASYGDRSGYLRDGLGLGEDVLERLRTLLRVEPGQP